Proteins encoded within one genomic window of Bacillus sp. F19:
- a CDS encoding redoxin domain-containing protein, with protein sequence MKLKRILAICLLVFLAGYAVWFAILPKEPKEGLEIGNKPPEFELEMLNGEKVNLEDVKGKKVMINFWATWCPPCEAEMPEMQKLQNEHPDELVVLAVNMTNAEKSREDVETFISKRNLTFPVALDKDGRVSVQYEVYSYPTTYFLDEEGKILNISRGAMTQETMEKLLEI encoded by the coding sequence ATGAAATTGAAACGAATACTTGCCATTTGTCTGCTTGTGTTTTTGGCGGGCTATGCAGTCTGGTTTGCGATCCTGCCTAAAGAACCAAAAGAAGGGCTTGAGATAGGAAATAAGCCACCAGAATTTGAACTTGAGATGCTAAACGGAGAAAAAGTTAATTTAGAAGACGTAAAAGGCAAAAAAGTGATGATCAATTTCTGGGCTACTTGGTGTCCGCCATGCGAAGCGGAAATGCCGGAAATGCAGAAGCTGCAAAATGAGCACCCTGATGAATTGGTTGTTCTTGCAGTTAACATGACAAATGCTGAAAAAAGCAGGGAAGATGTTGAAACATTTATTTCAAAACGGAATCTGACCTTTCCTGTAGCTTTGGATAAGGATGGAAGAGTAAGTGTTCAATACGAAGTTTATTCGTATCCGACAACTTATTTTCTCGATGAAGAAGGAAAAATCTTAAATATATCCCGCGGTGCGATGACACAGGAAACAATGGAGAAACTGCTTGAAATCTAA
- a CDS encoding FbpB family small basic protein: MRKIKKMTFEELVLENKKELLKDQEALNRLEERVEQRLFDKLS, encoded by the coding sequence TTGAGAAAAATAAAAAAGATGACGTTTGAAGAGTTAGTTCTTGAAAATAAGAAGGAACTGCTGAAGGATCAGGAAGCTTTAAACCGGCTTGAAGAGAGAGTGGAGCAGCGTCTGTTCGATAAGCTCAGCTAA
- a CDS encoding acid-soluble spore protein N, with amino-acid sequence MTNSNDKQSHFTPNHIGTKSRGFGGNKGKKMQNKSNEHPQVMQTKGE; translated from the coding sequence ATGACAAATTCAAATGATAAACAAAGCCATTTCACTCCAAATCACATTGGAACAAAATCCAGAGGGTTTGGCGGAAATAAAGGGAAAAAAATGCAAAATAAATCGAATGAACATCCACAGGTAATGCAAACAAAAGGTGAGTAG
- the tlp gene encoding small acid-soluble spore protein Tlp has protein sequence MGYKSNPDDRSDNVEKLQDMVQNTIENIEKAQETAEFSSGEERARIEAKNHRREESLEAFRSEISDEASARENGYK, from the coding sequence ATGGGTTATAAATCAAATCCAGATGATCGTTCAGATAATGTTGAAAAGCTGCAGGATATGGTTCAAAACACGATCGAAAATATAGAAAAAGCACAGGAAACGGCAGAGTTTTCAAGTGGCGAAGAAAGAGCCCGCATTGAAGCTAAAAACCACCGCCGTGAAGAAAGTCTTGAAGCCTTCCGTTCTGAAATCAGTGATGAAGCATCTGCACGCGAGAATGGCTATAAATAA
- a CDS encoding acyl-CoA thioesterase — protein MLVSKKEIEVRYAETDQMGVVYHANYLVWMEVGRTQLIQDLGFSYADMEKEGIISPVIDLQVQYKKPMKYGETVKVHTWIEEYNGFKVAYGYEMYTPDGELALQAVSNHVCVKKENFKPIQIRKKYPEWHAAYEKAKK, from the coding sequence ATGCTTGTTTCAAAAAAAGAGATAGAAGTAAGGTACGCAGAAACGGATCAAATGGGTGTTGTTTATCATGCCAATTATTTAGTATGGATGGAAGTGGGCAGAACACAGCTGATTCAGGATCTGGGCTTTTCCTATGCAGATATGGAAAAAGAAGGGATTATATCTCCAGTCATTGATCTCCAGGTTCAGTACAAAAAACCGATGAAATACGGTGAAACCGTTAAAGTACATACTTGGATAGAAGAATATAATGGCTTTAAAGTCGCATACGGCTACGAAATGTACACACCTGACGGAGAGCTAGCACTTCAGGCAGTTTCAAACCATGTGTGTGTCAAAAAAGAAAATTTCAAACCGATACAAATCCGCAAAAAATATCCGGAATGGCACGCGGCATATGAAAAAGCGAAAAAGTAG
- a CDS encoding HesB/YadR/YfhF family protein, translating to MNIHISDKAAEWYQSEMNVASGDSFRFFVRYGGSSTIQKGFSLGVVKDQPKQMGAKTEKNGITFFIEESDIWYFDQNDLVIGFDEEKGEPVFDYKKTADE from the coding sequence ATGAACATACATATTAGTGACAAAGCGGCAGAGTGGTATCAAAGTGAAATGAATGTTGCAAGCGGAGATTCGTTTCGATTTTTTGTCCGATACGGAGGCAGCAGCACCATTCAAAAGGGTTTTTCTTTAGGTGTAGTGAAAGATCAGCCAAAGCAAATGGGTGCAAAAACAGAAAAAAACGGCATTACCTTCTTTATTGAAGAAAGTGACATTTGGTATTTCGATCAAAATGACTTGGTCATTGGCTTTGACGAAGAAAAAGGGGAACCCGTTTTTGATTATAAAAAAACCGCAGATGAATAA
- a CDS encoding CapA family protein yields MMKKWIISAFVLLAAIGTAFFLFANPKEETEHPVKAHSGMNVNQPPKSFKSTVTLSAIGDILIHGRVYNDAKTESGSYDFKPMLKDVKPLIGKSDITFANQETMIGGTEIGLSTYPSFNSPFEVVDAFQDAGVDIAGIANNHTLDRGEKAILNATDRYDEIGMPYVGGYRNSQDADTPRVINKNGVKLGFLAYTYGTNGIPVPEGKPHLVNLIDKPKMIKDIEEMKKLSDAVIVSMHWGVEYIRLPNEEQQELAQFLADQGVHLVIGHHPHVLQPMEWVKGKNGNNTFVIYSLGNFLSGQVGEYKEIGGIFSINLTKKLTDGTKTMELTDPGFVPTIVVSQNNRAYRVKELKNVDQTQNKAIQEHMFQNLK; encoded by the coding sequence ATGATGAAGAAATGGATTATCTCAGCTTTCGTTTTGCTGGCCGCAATCGGTACAGCATTCTTTCTTTTTGCAAATCCGAAAGAAGAGACAGAACACCCTGTGAAAGCGCATTCTGGAATGAATGTGAATCAGCCGCCCAAATCATTTAAATCAACCGTTACACTCTCGGCAATCGGAGATATATTAATTCACGGGCGTGTATACAATGATGCAAAAACAGAAAGCGGTTCTTATGATTTCAAACCAATGTTAAAAGATGTAAAACCTTTGATTGGCAAGAGCGACATTACATTTGCTAATCAGGAAACAATGATTGGCGGAACTGAAATTGGCTTGTCCACTTACCCTTCATTTAACAGCCCATTTGAGGTTGTAGATGCTTTTCAGGATGCAGGTGTTGACATAGCTGGTATTGCCAACAATCACACGCTTGACCGCGGCGAAAAAGCCATATTGAATGCTACTGACCGTTATGATGAAATCGGAATGCCTTATGTTGGCGGCTACCGAAACAGCCAAGATGCAGATACACCCCGGGTCATTAATAAAAATGGCGTGAAATTAGGGTTTTTGGCTTATACATACGGAACAAACGGCATTCCAGTTCCTGAAGGAAAACCTCATCTCGTAAACTTAATTGATAAACCGAAAATGATAAAAGATATTGAGGAAATGAAAAAGCTGTCAGATGCCGTCATCGTAAGCATGCATTGGGGAGTAGAATATATCCGGCTTCCAAACGAGGAGCAGCAGGAGCTTGCACAGTTCCTGGCTGATCAGGGTGTTCACTTGGTCATTGGTCATCACCCGCATGTCCTTCAGCCCATGGAATGGGTAAAAGGAAAAAATGGAAATAACACATTTGTCATCTATTCTTTAGGAAACTTCTTATCAGGTCAAGTTGGTGAATACAAAGAAATCGGCGGTATTTTCTCCATAAATCTTACGAAAAAACTTACCGATGGAACTAAAACAATGGAGCTGACAGACCCAGGCTTCGTTCCGACGATTGTCGTCAGTCAAAACAACCGGGCCTATCGTGTAAAAGAGCTGAAAAATGTTGATCAGACTCAAAATAAAGCGATCCAAGAGCATATGTTTCAGAATTTAAAATAA
- the plsY gene encoding glycerol-3-phosphate 1-O-acyltransferase PlsY, with product MIIAAIIILAYLLGSIPSGLIVGKVGYGIDIREHGSGNLGGTNTFRTLGVKAGLLVTIADILKGTLAASLPFFFGLENVHPLLIGIFAVIGHTYPLFANFKGGKAVATSGGILLFSAPLMFITMLAVFFLFLYLTKYVSLSSMLTGIYAIIFSIFIGDPVLIAVVSILSLFVIYRHRANIKRIRDKTEPKVKWI from the coding sequence TTGATTATTGCAGCCATTATTATTTTAGCTTATTTACTCGGTTCCATTCCATCTGGCCTAATCGTCGGGAAAGTGGGTTACGGAATTGACATCCGTGAACATGGGAGCGGGAATCTGGGAGGAACGAATACATTCCGCACTCTTGGTGTAAAAGCAGGACTGCTTGTGACCATCGCGGATATTCTAAAAGGAACGCTTGCAGCATCCCTCCCATTCTTTTTTGGTTTAGAGAACGTGCATCCGCTGCTGATCGGAATCTTCGCTGTCATTGGCCATACGTACCCGCTGTTTGCCAATTTCAAAGGCGGAAAGGCAGTTGCTACCTCAGGAGGCATTCTCTTGTTCTCTGCACCGCTGATGTTCATAACGATGCTCGCTGTCTTCTTCCTGTTCTTATACTTAACAAAATATGTATCACTGTCATCCATGCTCACTGGCATCTATGCAATCATTTTCAGCATTTTCATCGGTGATCCGGTATTAATTGCAGTTGTCAGCATTCTGTCCCTGTTTGTTATATACCGTCATCGTGCCAATATTAAACGTATAAGAGATAAAACAGAACCGAAAGTAAAATGGATTTAA